From the Chryseobacterium fluminis genome, the window TCGCTACCTGTAAAAACGGAAGTGCCGCTTTATTTACCTCAGCAAAAGTTACGCATCTGGTTTTGCTTCCACAGGGAAAAGAAGAACGGAGCCATCGTGTTTTAAATATGGTAAAACAAATGGACGCCGAGGCTTTCGGCCACTGTTCCAACACCGAAGCCTGTGAAGTGGAATGTCCGCAGGGAATTTCCGTTCTGAATATTGCGAGAATGAATTATGAATACAACCGGGCATTGTTTTTCAGAAAGTTATAAGTGTAAAATATTTTTCTCTGAACCCTTTAGTGTTGCGAAGTTTATGAAATCCGGACTAATAATATCATCAGACCAGTTATAATGAGAATAGGGCAAATATTTTTTGCCCTATTTTTACAATTTACTGTTTTTTTTTTACACTTCCTTATCGAAATACAGCATATAATATTTCCCATTTTCATCTTCTCCTGTCGCCAATTTCTGACGGTCTCCATGAATGTAAATGTGGAAATTTTTATCTAATTTAATAATGCTTTTAAAATGCCTTTGTGTTTTCTTAACAGCCGCTTCACTGATAGGGAATTCTTCTGCAATATTGATCTGCATATCCTGCTCATAGTCTGTTTTAAAATTATTAAAGCTTTCGATCACATGCTCATCTCCCAATACCTCCGTCGCAAATTCATCCAACTTAAATTCTTCTTTCTCTTTGAAAAAATTAATGGATTTATTTAAGAAATCTGCCTGATCCGCTTTAGAAACTTCAAATTCCTGAGGCAGTTGCTTCGTGATATAATCCTTATACACCATTAATGCTTCCTGCGTATGAAAATATTCGTCATCCCGCTGCTTAACCTTTAAGAAATCTTCGAACCAATAATACATATCTCCGTTTTTGTTATTATCAACCACAGAAAGTACATATCCGGTTTCTTTATCATTATTGTAAATCAAAGCAGCCTTATCGATCTTAGACAAACCGATGCCCTGGTCTTTAGCAATGTCGAAGCTTTCTTCCTGAGGAGAAATTTTTAAG encodes:
- a CDS encoding nucleoid-associated protein — its product is MFSKIVVHRVGNKINGESLTLSQEELQLEEGMEELLEDYFLGSFKSEETFHFYSDTYLVNNPVFSSVSEIFDDKAKFLWESENIAKHLFEAAENPRVQGGELFIVYFEDEREGTERVDKIGIFKTEKRESFLKISPQEESFDIAKDQGIGLSKIDKAALIYNNDKETGYVLSVVDNNKNGDMYYWFEDFLKVKQRDDEYFHTQEALMVYKDYITKQLPQEFEVSKADQADFLNKSINFFKEKEEFKLDEFATEVLGDEHVIESFNNFKTDYEQDMQINIAEEFPISEAAVKKTQRHFKSIIKLDKNFHIYIHGDRQKLATGEDENGKYYMLYFDKEV